The proteins below come from a single Ruegeria sp. THAF33 genomic window:
- a CDS encoding MAPEG family protein, with product MDMFAQYSHAISSVVLFTLVVLFLAPFSALAKQGKGLAPGATPEQDYSDQAYRLNRAYLNGTETLPAFVAVVTAAVLLGASPFWVNLLASVALVARLVMLVVHIKGIGKPNSGLRSVLYVLGWACMFVIGLMALVAAF from the coding sequence ATGGACATGTTTGCGCAATACAGCCACGCGATTTCATCGGTTGTGCTTTTCACGCTGGTGGTTCTGTTCCTGGCCCCGTTTTCAGCACTGGCCAAGCAGGGCAAGGGCCTCGCGCCGGGGGCAACCCCTGAGCAGGACTATTCCGACCAGGCCTATCGACTGAACCGGGCCTATCTGAACGGAACGGAAACGCTTCCGGCGTTTGTGGCTGTTGTGACCGCGGCGGTATTGCTGGGCGCCAGCCCGTTCTGGGTCAATCTGCTGGCGTCTGTCGCTTTGGTTGCGCGGTTGGTGATGCTGGTGGTGCACATCAAAGGCATAGGCAAGCCGAACAGTGGCCTTCGGTCCGTGCTGTATGTGTTGGGCTGGGCCTGCATGTTTGTGATTGGGCTTATGGCATTGGTGGCGGCGTTCTGA
- a CDS encoding NADH-quinone oxidoreductase subunit A, which produces MEDLLREYLPILVFLAVAVGLGIVLILAAVVLAVRNPDPEKVSAYECGFNAFDDARMKFDVRFYLVSILFIIFDLEIAFLFPWAVGFRDISDVGFWSMMVFLGVLTIGFAYEWKKGALEWE; this is translated from the coding sequence GTGGAAGACCTGCTGCGGGAGTACCTCCCGATTCTGGTGTTTCTGGCCGTTGCCGTGGGCCTTGGGATCGTCTTGATTCTGGCCGCCGTCGTACTGGCCGTCCGCAATCCCGACCCCGAAAAGGTCAGCGCATATGAATGTGGTTTCAATGCCTTCGACGATGCTCGGATGAAATTCGACGTCCGATTCTATCTGGTTTCGATTCTGTTCATCATCTTCGATCTAGAGATCGCTTTCCTGTTTCCCTGGGCCGTGGGCTTCAGAGACATCAGCGATGTCGGCTTCTGGTCCATGATGGTGTTTCTGGGCGTTCTGACCATCGGCTTTGCCTATGAATGGAAGAAAGGGGCGCTGGAATGGGAGTGA
- a CDS encoding NADH-quinone oxidoreductase subunit E, translated as MLRRLHPEQPESFAFTAANQQWAEAQITKYPEGRQASAVIPLLWRAQEQEGWLSRPAIESIADMLGMAYIRVLEVASFYFMFQLQPVGSVAHIQVCGTTSCMICGAEDLIAVCKGKIAAKPHELSADGKLSWEEVECLGSCTNAPMAQIGKDYYEDLTAESFGKILDDLVAGKVPTPGPQNGRYAAEPLKGLSSLSEYEAGKPKYNASVELATELGDTVKRIDGTEVPILTPWLGKDGKAEASGSAPQPPKKPEPGKTAAQQSGTKKSTHTEPASPEGAAAKSDSPEVQETQPNTLTAARDGKADDLKLLKGVGPKLEETLNELGFYHYDQIAAWTPEQVAWVDARLKFKGRIERDGWIEQAAKLAAGEETEFAKRAKSEGTYED; from the coding sequence ATGCTCCGCCGTCTTCATCCCGAACAACCCGAAAGCTTTGCCTTCACCGCTGCCAACCAGCAATGGGCCGAAGCGCAGATCACCAAATACCCCGAAGGCCGCCAGGCCAGCGCGGTCATTCCGCTGCTGTGGCGCGCGCAAGAGCAGGAGGGCTGGCTGAGCCGCCCGGCGATTGAATCCATCGCCGACATGCTGGGCATGGCCTATATCCGCGTACTCGAAGTGGCGTCCTTCTACTTCATGTTCCAGCTGCAACCAGTTGGATCTGTGGCGCATATTCAGGTCTGCGGCACGACGTCCTGCATGATCTGCGGGGCCGAAGATCTGATCGCGGTCTGCAAGGGAAAGATCGCCGCGAAACCGCATGAACTTTCTGCCGATGGCAAGCTGAGCTGGGAAGAGGTCGAATGTCTCGGTTCCTGCACCAACGCGCCAATGGCGCAGATCGGCAAAGATTACTACGAGGATCTGACCGCCGAGAGCTTTGGCAAAATCCTCGACGATCTGGTGGCGGGCAAGGTGCCGACGCCCGGTCCTCAGAACGGGCGTTACGCGGCCGAGCCGTTGAAAGGACTTTCCAGCCTGTCCGAATATGAAGCTGGCAAGCCGAAATACAACGCAAGCGTTGAGCTGGCGACAGAGCTTGGGGACACGGTCAAGCGTATCGACGGAACCGAAGTTCCGATACTGACACCGTGGCTTGGCAAGGATGGCAAAGCCGAAGCTTCCGGTTCCGCTCCTCAACCGCCGAAAAAGCCGGAGCCCGGCAAGACGGCGGCACAACAGAGTGGAACCAAAAAATCGACCCATACCGAACCGGCATCTCCCGAGGGCGCTGCAGCAAAGTCGGATAGCCCGGAAGTTCAGGAGACCCAGCCTAACACTCTAACCGCGGCACGCGACGGCAAGGCCGATGACCTGAAACTGTTGAAAGGCGTCGGCCCCAAGCTGGAAGAAACGCTGAACGAGCTGGGTTTCTATCACTACGACCAGATAGCGGCCTGGACGCCCGAACAGGTGGCCTGGGTCGATGCGCGTTTGAAATTCAAAGGCCGGATCGAACGCGATGGCTGGATCGAGCAGGCCGCCAAGCTTGCTGCCGGTGAGGAAACCGAATTCGCCAAACGTGCCAAATCCGAGGGCACATACGAAGACTAG
- a CDS encoding DUF5333 domain-containing protein, whose protein sequence is MSFAKTLTLAVLITLPAVANAKPPLRDVKEIDNELYYIAIANEISEYCPSISGRRLKAISVMWGLRSKANKLGYSDTEIRSYVESDAEKDRMRAKGEAYLASNGVTYDNPNTFCTLGQKEIQRNSAIGVYLRAN, encoded by the coding sequence ATGTCTTTTGCCAAAACACTCACCCTGGCTGTCTTGATCACATTGCCTGCCGTCGCAAATGCGAAGCCGCCCTTGAGGGATGTCAAAGAGATCGACAACGAACTCTATTACATCGCCATCGCAAATGAAATTTCGGAATATTGCCCCTCGATCAGCGGGCGTCGATTGAAAGCGATCAGTGTGATGTGGGGGCTGCGGTCCAAGGCGAACAAACTGGGGTATTCGGACACCGAAATCCGCTCTTACGTCGAATCGGATGCTGAAAAAGACCGGATGCGCGCCAAGGGCGAGGCGTATCTGGCTTCGAATGGCGTGACCTATGACAACCCCAACACATTCTGCACTCTGGGGCAGAAGGAAATCCAAAGAAACAGCGCCATTGGCGTTTATTTGAGGGCGAATTGA
- a CDS encoding NADH-quinone oxidoreductase subunit B family protein → MGVMTGANTAGVDKEVATQALNAELQDKGFLLTSTEDIINWARTGSLHWMTFGLACCAVEMMHTSMPRYDAERFGIAPRASPRQSDVMIVAGTLTNKMAPALRKVYDQMPEPRYVISMGSCANGGGYYHYSYSVVRGCDRVVPVDIYVPGCPPTAEALLYGLMQLQRKIRRTGTIVR, encoded by the coding sequence ATGGGAGTGATGACAGGTGCCAACACTGCCGGTGTCGACAAGGAAGTCGCCACTCAGGCCCTGAACGCCGAGTTGCAGGACAAGGGTTTCCTGCTGACCTCGACCGAAGACATCATCAACTGGGCCCGCACCGGATCGTTGCACTGGATGACCTTTGGCCTGGCCTGCTGCGCGGTTGAGATGATGCATACCTCGATGCCACGTTATGATGCGGAACGGTTCGGCATCGCGCCCCGGGCGTCTCCGCGCCAGTCGGACGTGATGATCGTGGCGGGAACGCTGACCAACAAGATGGCCCCCGCGCTGCGTAAAGTTTACGACCAGATGCCCGAGCCGCGCTATGTGATCTCGATGGGGTCCTGCGCGAATGGCGGTGGGTATTACCACTATTCCTATTCCGTCGTACGTGGCTGTGACCGGGTTGTTCCGGTGGACATCTACGTGCCCGGCTGCCCTCCGACTGCTGAGGCACTGCTTTACGGTCTGATGCAGTTGCAACGCAAAATCCGCCGCACGGGAACGATTGTGCGATGA
- a CDS encoding NADH-quinone oxidoreductase subunit D: protein MDGSRYDDGSTDALSGEQKIRNFNINFGPQHPAAHGVLRLVLELDGEIVERCDPHIGLLHRGTEKLMESRTYLQNLPYFDRLDYVAPMNQEHAWCLAIEKLTGVEVPRRGSLIRVLYSEIGRILNHLLNVTTQAMDVGALTPPLWGFEEREKLMVFYERACGARLHAAYFRPGGVHQDLPPELLDDIEAWSHEFPAVLDDIDGLLTENRIFKQRNADIGVVTEDDIQKYGFSGVMVRGSGLAWDLRRAQPYECYDEFEFQIPVGKNGDCYDRYLVRMEEMRQSLSIIQQAIVKIRECPGDVLARGKITPPKRSDMKTSMESLIHHFKLYTEGFHVPAGEVYAAVEAPKGEFGVYLVADGTNKPYRAKLRAPGFLHLQAMDHVAKGHQLADVAAIIGTMDVVFGEIDR, encoded by the coding sequence ATGGACGGCTCAAGATACGATGACGGCAGCACGGACGCGCTGAGCGGAGAACAGAAGATCCGCAATTTCAACATTAACTTCGGCCCGCAACACCCTGCGGCGCACGGGGTTCTGCGCCTTGTGCTCGAGCTCGACGGTGAGATCGTCGAACGCTGCGATCCGCATATCGGCCTGCTGCACCGCGGCACCGAAAAGCTGATGGAAAGCCGGACCTATCTGCAAAACCTGCCGTATTTCGATCGTCTGGATTACGTGGCGCCGATGAACCAGGAACATGCCTGGTGTCTGGCCATCGAAAAGCTGACCGGGGTCGAGGTGCCGCGCCGGGGTTCGCTGATCCGGGTTCTGTATTCCGAGATCGGCCGCATCCTGAACCACCTGCTGAACGTGACCACGCAGGCGATGGATGTGGGCGCGCTGACCCCGCCGCTCTGGGGTTTTGAAGAGCGTGAAAAGCTGATGGTGTTCTACGAGCGTGCCTGCGGGGCTCGCCTACACGCGGCCTATTTCCGCCCCGGTGGTGTGCATCAGGACCTGCCGCCGGAACTGCTGGACGATATCGAGGCCTGGAGCCACGAATTCCCCGCCGTTCTGGACGACATTGACGGTCTGCTGACCGAAAACCGCATCTTCAAACAGCGCAACGCCGATATTGGTGTCGTGACTGAAGATGACATTCAGAAATACGGTTTCTCGGGCGTGATGGTGCGCGGGTCGGGCCTTGCATGGGACTTGCGCCGCGCTCAGCCCTATGAATGCTATGACGAGTTTGAATTCCAGATCCCCGTCGGCAAAAACGGCGACTGTTATGACCGCTATTTGGTGCGCATGGAAGAGATGCGCCAGTCGCTGTCGATCATCCAGCAGGCCATCGTCAAAATCCGCGAATGCCCAGGTGACGTGCTCGCGCGCGGCAAGATCACCCCGCCGAAACGCTCGGACATGAAGACCTCGATGGAAAGCCTGATCCACCACTTCAAGCTGTATACCGAAGGCTTCCACGTTCCCGCAGGCGAGGTCTATGCCGCGGTCGAAGCCCCCAAGGGCGAGTTCGGCGTCTATCTGGTCGCCGACGGCACCAACAAGCCCTACCGCGCCAAGCTGCGCGCGCCCGGTTTCCTGCACCTGCAAGCCATGGACCACGTCGCCAAAGGCCACCAGCTGGCCGACGTCGCCGCCATCATCGGCACCATGGATGTCGTATTTGGAGAGATTGACCGCTAA
- a CDS encoding acetyl/propionyl/methylcrotonyl-CoA carboxylase subunit alpha, producing the protein MFNKILIANRGEIACRVMETAQSMGVSCVAVYSDADEAAKHVQMADEAVHIGGPAPADSYLKGDVIIQAALDTGAQAIHPGYGFLSENPDFVDAVQAAGLTFIGPSADAIRKMGLKDAAKVLMEKAGVPVVPGYHGDNQDPEHLAGAADAIGYPVLIKAVAGGGGKGMRLVERPEDFATALDSARGEARTAFGNDAVLVEKFVAKPRHIEVQVFGDGTHAVHLFERDCSLQRRHQKVIEEAPAPGMTPEMREAMGQAGVRAAEAIGYKGAGTVEFIVDASDGLRPDRFWFMEMNTRLQVEHPVTEAITGIDLVEWQLRVAAGESLPKKQDDLAISGHAFEARLYAEDVPKGFLPATGTLTHLVFPGNCRADSGVRAGDTISPWYDPMIAKVVVHGSTRAIALETLNRVLQQTEVAGTVTNLAFLGALTRHEGFASGDVDTGLIGRDLETLVQEPEPSDVTAVAAAMTALDLVDVDPETGFSLWAPLHRAVQLSRRDDVLDLDVQVDGPDRQIWQVGENRVVAERTAGRWMLNGTPMPRVAAHNGTLTVFTDYGQSLDVIDPLDRDTSATGDTNVIEAPMPGLVKAVFATAGQTVQEGDRLAILEAMKMEHSLLAARDGIVAEVLVEDGSQVEAGAALVRLEDEA; encoded by the coding sequence ATGTTCAACAAAATTCTGATTGCCAACCGGGGTGAGATCGCCTGCCGCGTCATGGAAACGGCCCAGTCCATGGGCGTGTCCTGCGTTGCTGTATATTCCGATGCGGATGAGGCCGCAAAACATGTTCAGATGGCGGATGAGGCGGTTCATATTGGCGGCCCCGCCCCGGCGGACAGCTATTTGAAGGGTGATGTGATCATTCAGGCCGCGCTGGACACCGGCGCGCAGGCGATCCATCCGGGGTATGGCTTTCTGTCCGAGAACCCCGATTTCGTGGATGCCGTGCAGGCGGCGGGGCTGACGTTCATCGGCCCCTCGGCTGATGCGATCCGCAAGATGGGCCTCAAGGACGCGGCCAAGGTTCTGATGGAGAAGGCCGGCGTTCCGGTCGTGCCCGGCTATCACGGCGACAATCAGGACCCCGAGCATCTGGCAGGTGCGGCGGATGCGATCGGCTATCCGGTTCTGATCAAGGCCGTTGCGGGCGGCGGCGGCAAGGGGATGCGCCTTGTCGAACGCCCCGAGGATTTCGCGACCGCGCTCGACAGCGCGCGGGGCGAGGCCCGGACCGCCTTCGGCAATGATGCCGTGCTGGTCGAAAAATTCGTGGCCAAACCCCGCCATATCGAAGTGCAGGTGTTCGGCGATGGTACCCATGCCGTTCATCTGTTTGAAAGGGACTGCTCGTTGCAGCGCCGGCATCAGAAGGTGATCGAAGAAGCCCCCGCCCCGGGCATGACGCCTGAGATGCGCGAGGCTATGGGTCAGGCCGGCGTGCGGGCCGCCGAAGCGATCGGCTATAAAGGCGCGGGCACGGTCGAATTCATCGTCGATGCCTCGGACGGGCTGCGCCCCGACAGATTCTGGTTCATGGAAATGAACACGCGCCTTCAGGTGGAGCACCCGGTGACAGAGGCCATCACGGGGATCGATTTGGTCGAGTGGCAGCTTCGCGTGGCCGCAGGCGAGAGCCTTCCCAAGAAACAGGATGATCTTGCGATCTCTGGCCATGCCTTCGAGGCTCGTTTGTATGCCGAGGATGTGCCGAAAGGGTTCCTGCCCGCGACGGGAACGCTGACGCATCTGGTTTTCCCCGGCAACTGTCGCGCCGATAGCGGCGTTCGCGCCGGGGACACGATCAGCCCGTGGTATGACCCGATGATTGCCAAGGTGGTGGTGCATGGATCGACGCGTGCCATTGCACTTGAGACGTTGAACCGGGTGCTGCAACAGACCGAAGTTGCAGGTACTGTTACCAATCTGGCCTTTCTGGGCGCGTTGACGCGTCACGAAGGATTTGCCTCGGGCGATGTCGATACGGGGCTGATCGGGCGAGACCTTGAAACGTTGGTGCAGGAACCCGAGCCGTCGGATGTTACCGCGGTCGCGGCTGCGATGACGGCATTGGATCTGGTGGATGTCGATCCGGAAACCGGGTTTTCGCTGTGGGCGCCGCTGCATCGTGCCGTGCAATTGTCCCGTCGCGACGACGTGCTGGATCTGGATGTGCAGGTCGATGGGCCGGATCGCCAGATTTGGCAGGTTGGCGAAAACCGCGTCGTTGCGGAACGCACCGCCGGGCGCTGGATGTTGAACGGCACGCCGATGCCTCGCGTTGCCGCACATAACGGGACCCTGACGGTTTTCACCGATTACGGTCAGAGCTTAGACGTCATCGATCCGCTGGACCGGGATACCAGCGCGACCGGCGACACCAATGTGATCGAGGCGCCTATGCCCGGTCTGGTCAAAGCCGTCTTTGCCACAGCGGGACAAACCGTACAGGAAGGCGATCGTCTGGCCATTTTGGAAGCGATGAAGATGGAGCATTCGCTGCTTGCGGCGCGGGACGGGATCGTTGCCGAAGTGCTGGTCGAGGATGGTTCGCAGGTCGAAGCCGGGGCTGCTCTGGTGAGGTTGGAGGACGAAGCTTGA
- the nuoF gene encoding NADH-quinone oxidoreductase subunit NuoF gives MLKDQDRIFTNIYGMHERTLKGAQARGHWDGTAGLIEKGRDWIIQTMKDSGLRGRGGAGFPTGLKWSFMPKESDGRPSYLVVNADESEPGTCKDREIMRHDPHTLIEGCLIASFAMNAHTCYIYLRGEYIREREALQAAIDEAYDAGLLGKNAAGSGWDFDLFLHHGAGAYICGEETALIESLEGKKGMPRMKPPFPAGAGLYGCPTTVNNVESIAVVPTILRRGADWFAGFGRQNNAGTKLFAISGHVNNPCVVEEAMSISFEELIETHCGGIRGGWDNLLAVIPGGSSVPCVRGENMRDAIMDFDYLRNDLGSGLGTAAVIVMDKSTDIIKAIWRLSKFYKHESCGQCTPCREGTGWMMRVMDRLVRGEAELEEIDMLFDVTKQVEGHTICALGDAAAWPIQGLIRNFREEIEDRIKAQKSGRMGAMAAE, from the coding sequence ATGCTGAAGGATCAGGACCGGATCTTTACCAACATCTACGGGATGCATGAACGCACGCTGAAAGGTGCGCAGGCCCGCGGGCATTGGGACGGCACTGCTGGCCTGATTGAAAAAGGGCGCGACTGGATCATCCAGACGATGAAGGATTCCGGGCTGCGCGGACGCGGCGGCGCGGGTTTCCCGACTGGTCTCAAATGGTCGTTCATGCCCAAGGAAAGCGACGGACGCCCTTCCTATCTGGTTGTCAACGCGGACGAATCCGAACCCGGCACCTGCAAAGACCGCGAGATCATGCGCCATGATCCGCATACGCTGATCGAGGGCTGCCTGATCGCGTCTTTCGCCATGAACGCCCACACCTGCTACATCTATCTGCGTGGTGAGTACATCCGCGAACGCGAGGCGTTGCAGGCCGCGATTGACGAGGCCTATGACGCGGGTCTTCTGGGCAAGAACGCCGCCGGCTCGGGCTGGGATTTCGACCTGTTTCTGCACCACGGGGCAGGCGCCTATATCTGTGGCGAGGAAACCGCGCTGATTGAAAGCCTCGAAGGTAAAAAGGGCATGCCGCGGATGAAGCCGCCGTTCCCCGCAGGTGCGGGCTTGTATGGCTGCCCGACGACCGTGAACAACGTCGAATCCATCGCTGTCGTGCCTACGATCCTGCGCCGTGGGGCGGATTGGTTCGCAGGTTTCGGCCGCCAGAACAACGCGGGCACCAAGCTGTTTGCAATCTCGGGTCACGTCAACAACCCCTGCGTGGTCGAAGAGGCGATGTCGATTTCCTTCGAGGAACTGATCGAGACCCATTGCGGCGGCATTCGCGGTGGCTGGGACAATCTGCTGGCCGTGATCCCCGGAGGATCCTCGGTTCCGTGTGTGCGCGGTGAGAACATGCGCGACGCGATCATGGATTTCGATTATCTGCGCAACGATCTGGGCTCGGGGCTTGGAACGGCGGCGGTGATCGTGATGGACAAGTCCACCGACATCATCAAGGCGATCTGGCGCCTGTCGAAATTCTACAAACACGAAAGCTGCGGCCAGTGCACGCCCTGCCGCGAAGGCACCGGCTGGATGATGCGGGTCATGGACCGCCTGGTGCGCGGCGAGGCCGAGCTGGAAGAGATCGACATGCTGTTTGATGTGACCAAACAGGTGGAAGGTCACACGATCTGTGCTCTAGGCGATGCGGCCGCTTGGCCGATCCAGGGCCTGATCCGGAATTTCCGCGAAGAAATCGAAGACCGCATCAAGGCTCAGAAATCGGGCCGTATGGGTGCGATGGCGGCGGAGTGA
- a CDS encoding crotonase/enoyl-CoA hydratase family protein, which yields MFETITISTDMRGVATLTLNRPEKHNAMSGQMIMELTEAASQLGQDDAVRAVVLAAAGKTFCAGGDLGWMQDQMAADKKTRFVEARKLAEMLQALNTMPKPLIGALQGNAFGGGVGMAAVCDVAIGVGSLKMGLTETRLGLIPATIGPYVIARMGEARARRVFMSARLFDASEAVDLGLLAKTVSADRLSDAVEDEIRPYLSCAPGAVASAKALVRALGPRIDDAVIDQTIGELVERWETQEAREGIAAFFEKRKPAWNK from the coding sequence ATGTTTGAAACGATCACGATCTCGACGGATATGCGCGGTGTCGCGACGCTCACCCTGAACCGGCCGGAAAAACACAATGCCATGTCGGGGCAGATGATCATGGAATTGACCGAGGCCGCATCGCAACTTGGTCAGGATGACGCGGTCCGAGCGGTCGTTCTGGCCGCGGCGGGCAAGACGTTTTGTGCCGGCGGTGATCTGGGGTGGATGCAGGACCAGATGGCGGCTGACAAAAAGACGCGTTTTGTCGAGGCGCGCAAGCTGGCCGAGATGTTGCAGGCTCTGAACACGATGCCAAAGCCTCTGATCGGGGCGTTGCAGGGCAATGCCTTTGGGGGCGGGGTGGGCATGGCGGCCGTGTGCGATGTCGCGATCGGGGTCGGCAGTCTGAAGATGGGGTTGACCGAAACGCGCCTGGGGCTGATCCCCGCAACAATTGGCCCCTATGTCATCGCCCGTATGGGCGAAGCCCGCGCGCGCCGGGTGTTCATGTCAGCTCGTCTGTTCGATGCGTCCGAGGCCGTTGATCTGGGCCTGCTGGCGAAAACCGTTTCGGCAGATCGGCTTTCGGACGCGGTTGAGGACGAAATTCGCCCCTATTTGTCTTGCGCGCCCGGGGCGGTTGCCTCTGCCAAAGCGCTGGTACGCGCTCTGGGTCCGCGCATCGACGATGCCGTGATCGATCAGACCATAGGCGAGTTGGTCGAGCGCTGGGAAACACAAGAGGCACGCGAAGGGATCGCGGCGTTTTTTGAAAAACGAAAACCTGCATGGAATAAGTAG
- a CDS encoding antibiotic biosynthesis monooxygenase, whose amino-acid sequence MSDLVVRRWEAVVARDDVAEWVGTFRTRALPGMRAVDGFESVSFLVRRDQDPCQVMVLTKWRDMAAVANYAGENVAKTVMPDFMAKFFKSYDAEATFYDEVLQEGRNE is encoded by the coding sequence ATGAGTGATCTGGTTGTCAGGCGCTGGGAGGCTGTGGTTGCCCGAGACGATGTTGCCGAGTGGGTCGGTACTTTTCGGACACGTGCGCTCCCCGGCATGCGCGCCGTGGATGGGTTTGAAAGCGTGTCCTTCCTCGTCCGGCGCGATCAGGATCCCTGCCAAGTCATGGTACTGACCAAATGGCGTGACATGGCCGCTGTTGCGAATTATGCGGGCGAGAACGTCGCAAAGACGGTTATGCCCGACTTTATGGCGAAGTTTTTCAAATCTTACGACGCAGAAGCTACGTTCTATGACGAAGTTTTGCAGGAGGGCCGCAATGAGTGA
- a CDS encoding NADH-quinone oxidoreductase subunit C — protein sequence MSEALKELGAQLELKRSDCVLSWDVTHGELNVDVAPSNLVEFIEFLKSDRSCQFSTLVDITGVDYPERAKRFDVVYHFLSMYQNQRIRLRVSIREDDMVPSIVDVHPSANWFEREVFDMFGILFSGHPDLRRILTDYGFRGYPLRKDFPTTGYTEVRYDEAQKRVVYEPVSLVQEYRQFDFMSPWEGANYILPGDEKQGTE from the coding sequence ATGAGTGAAGCACTCAAAGAACTCGGCGCACAGCTGGAGCTGAAACGGTCTGATTGTGTTCTGTCGTGGGATGTGACCCATGGCGAACTGAACGTGGACGTGGCACCGTCGAATCTCGTGGAATTCATTGAGTTCCTGAAATCTGATCGCAGCTGCCAGTTTTCGACCCTTGTGGACATCACTGGCGTGGATTACCCCGAGCGCGCCAAACGGTTCGACGTGGTGTACCATTTCCTGTCGATGTACCAGAACCAGCGTATCCGGCTGCGGGTCTCGATCCGTGAAGACGACATGGTGCCGTCGATCGTTGACGTGCACCCCTCGGCCAATTGGTTCGAGCGTGAGGTGTTCGACATGTTCGGCATCCTGTTCTCGGGCCATCCGGACCTGCGGCGCATCCTGACCGACTATGGGTTCCGTGGTTACCCACTGCGCAAGGATTTCCCGACCACCGGCTATACCGAAGTGCGCTATGACGAGGCGCAAAAGCGCGTAGTCTACGAGCCCGTCAGCCTGGTGCAGGAATACCGTCAGTTCGATTTTATGTCCCCTTGGGAGGGTGCGAACTACATTCTGCCGGGGGATGAGAAACAGGGGACAGAATAA
- a CDS encoding hydroxymethylglutaryl-CoA lyase — MGELVEIYEVGPRDGLQNEKREIPVADKIALIDCLSRAGFRRIEVASFVSPKWVPQMAGSAQVLGGITRANGVRYAALTPNMHGYGDALAAKADEIAVFASASEGFSKANINASIAESIERFTPILEAARHIDLPVRGYVSCVTDCPYDGPTPPEKVAEVADRLFALGCYEVSLGDTIGQGTPDKVAHMLLAVRERVPVTRLAGHFHDTNGRAIDNIDAALALGVRVFDAAVGGLGGCPYAPGAAGNVATEDVAAHLQRLGYETGLDIDVIEEAAQMARALRG; from the coding sequence ATGGGTGAACTGGTCGAAATCTATGAGGTCGGGCCGCGCGACGGGCTGCAAAACGAAAAGCGCGAAATACCGGTCGCGGACAAGATCGCCCTGATCGACTGTCTCAGCCGTGCGGGGTTTCGCCGGATCGAAGTTGCAAGCTTCGTGTCCCCGAAATGGGTGCCGCAGATGGCGGGTTCCGCTCAGGTGCTGGGGGGGATCACGCGTGCGAATGGGGTGCGCTATGCCGCGCTGACGCCGAACATGCATGGCTATGGCGACGCGCTGGCGGCCAAGGCGGACGAGATTGCCGTGTTCGCCTCGGCCTCCGAAGGATTCTCGAAGGCCAATATCAATGCCTCCATCGCCGAGTCGATCGAGCGGTTCACGCCGATTCTGGAGGCGGCGCGCCATATCGACCTGCCGGTTCGTGGCTATGTCTCATGCGTGACGGATTGCCCGTATGACGGTCCGACGCCGCCCGAAAAAGTGGCTGAGGTTGCTGATCGGCTTTTCGCGCTGGGCTGTTACGAGGTTTCGCTGGGCGACACGATTGGGCAGGGAACTCCGGACAAGGTTGCTCATATGCTTTTGGCTGTTCGCGAGAGGGTTCCGGTGACGCGGCTGGCGGGGCATTTCCATGACACCAACGGGCGCGCGATCGACAACATTGATGCGGCATTGGCGCTGGGCGTGCGGGTGTTCGATGCAGCCGTGGGCGGGTTGGGCGGTTGCCCCTACGCCCCGGGTGCGGCCGGTAACGTGGCCACCGAGGACGTTGCGGCGCATTTGCAGCGGTTGGGATACGAAACTGGCCTGGATATCGACGTCATTGAAGAGGCCGCGCAGATGGCCAGGGCTTTGAGGGGCTGA
- a CDS encoding DUF5337 domain-containing protein, with protein sequence MDKDKEQAIARKGRHIGVVIAVTMLIWLAMNLFIGPALGLTARHALLFDFAALAGFIYAGVNIFQLWRMRQDS encoded by the coding sequence ATGGACAAGGACAAGGAACAGGCCATAGCCCGCAAGGGCCGACATATCGGGGTGGTCATCGCCGTGACCATGCTGATCTGGCTTGCGATGAACCTGTTCATTGGCCCCGCGCTGGGTTTGACAGCCCGGCATGCGCTGCTGTTTGATTTCGCCGCTCTGGCGGGTTTCATCTATGCGGGCGTCAACATTTTTCAACTCTGGCGCATGCGTCAGGACAGCTGA